tttcttcacaggacatttcccttagctctgggactagtcttgttgcaaacctttgcactttctctaatttcttgacgtgtttgaccaggtgtggatatgtgtttgtgtgtgtgtgtgcgcgcgcgctcataTGCATATCATAAAAGCTAAGgtgtagttatatatatatatatatatatatatatatatatatatatatatatatatatatatatatatatatatatatatatatatatatatatatatatatatatatatatatatatatatatgtatatatatatatatatatatatatatatatatatatatatatatatatatatatatatatatacacacacacacattttcttttCTTCCTTCATTCTGTGAGTGTTGGCGGTCGTATAAGTTTTCTTCCTGACCTCCAGGAGGCAGACATAGCTCTAGGACCCTTCGTGATGTCTGAGGCGCGGGCCGCCGTGGTAGACTTGTCCATGCCTGTGGTGTTGGACTATCTAAGACTGCTGAGTGTCCGTGGCAAGCCCCAGGTCAACCCCTGGGGGTTGTTCTTACCTTTCCGCCCGCTGGTGTGGGCGGGTATGGCGGGGGCGCTGCTGGTGGCGTGGGCGGCCTCGGTGTTAGTAATGATGCAGCCGTGGGTGTCCCTGGCTTCACGCCATCACATGGCTTCATGGAGACCCTACAGGATCTTTTTCGAACACATTCGGGCACTCCTGCAACAAGGTCAGTGCTTTGTCTATCATGTCTGTGGTCACAGGCGTCTGGGAATCACTTCTCAAGTGAATAACAGAGTAAAATGTTACTGGGATATTCACTTGGTTATTCACAGGATTCAGGTACCACTGAAAAATAATAATGctgaaactaattttttttttttagatatttgTAGGAACAGTACATTATGTTCAGTATTTAAATCACTAAACCCACGGTTTAAACCCTCAGTTCGGTGAGTTTACAATCATGGTATCACGTCTTCGCGAGGTATCTAGTTAATGGTAGTAGCTTCAGAATATAGCCATGGGGGTTAGATACCAAACCAGGTAGAGCAGCAAAATATAAAGCGTCCATCTGTATCAACTATGGCTTTTTCTGGCGGATATAGACTGTGAACTGCGGTGTTTCTGGGGCTGGGAGAGGCTGGTGTTCGCGTCGTGGTTGATGGTGACTAACGTGTTGCTCTGGAGTTACGGTGGTAACCTGACGTCGCTGCTGGCGGTGCGGTCTGTGCCTCAGCCCCTGCAGACCCTGGCAGACCTCCTGGTACACCCCTCCATCATCGCTGTCTTCGAGCAAGACACAGCTTACAGTCAGCTCCTAAAGGTGGGCTGGGTGTTGAGCTGGGTGGTGGGCTGGGTGGTGGGCTGGGTGATGGGCTGGATGGTGGGCTGGGTAATGGGCTGGGTGGTTGGCTTGGTGGTAGGCTGGGTGGTGGGCTGGGTGATGGGCTGGGTGGTGGGCTTAGTagtgggctgggtggtggggtgggtggtggggtgggtggtgagtTGGGTGATGGGCTGGGTGGTGGGTTGGGTGGTAGGTTTGGTGGTGGGCTGGGTGGTgggctgggtggtggggtgggtggtgagcTGGGTGGTGAGCTGTTAGGTGGGCTGGGTGATGGGCTGGGTGGTGGGCTGGGTGGTGCTCTGGGTGGTGGGCTGGGTGGTGGGCTGGGTGGTGGGCTGGGTGGTGAGCTGGGTGGTGAGCTGTTAGGTGGGCTGGGTGGTGGGCTGGGTGGTGCTCTGGGTGGTGGGCTGGATGGTGGGCTGGATGGTGGGCTGGGTGGTGGGCTGGGTGGTGAGCTGGGTGGTGGGCTGGGTGGTGAGCTGGGTGGTGAGCCGGGTGGTGAGCTGGGTGgtgggctgggtggctggctgggtggtgggctgggtggcgggctgggtggctggctgggttgtgggctgggtggtgggctgggtggtggggtgggtggtgggctgggtggctggctgggtggtgGGCTGGGTGGTGGGCTGGGTGGCGGGCTGGGTGGcgggctgggtggctggctgggtggtgggctgggtggtgggctgggtggtgggctgggtggtgggctgggtggctggctgggtggtgGGCTGGGTGGTGGGCTGGGTGGTGGGCTGGGTGGCGGGCTGGGTGATGGGCTGGGTGGTGGGCTGGGTGGTGCTTTGGGTGGTGGGCTTCCCAGTCACCAGTTTAATATACATTAACATATTTTAACAATGTTTTGCATCAGATTTCTGAACTTCAGTTCTGTCATTCCATAATTTTAACACGAACACACCAATAAGGATAATTTGTATGAATATACAGTTTATGTAACACTGAtgatggaaaacttagatccTTGGTGATACAGTTTCtggggaaggtaatcaggtttaatccaaggaaggagaagGTAGCTCCACTGCTTTAGATAAAGATCCTTTCACCAGTATCCGAGGCAACCTCCTTGAAGGACGACCGTTGTAACTGGTGAAGACTGAGTCAGACTCCTCAGTCTGACTTTCACAGATGCTTGAATACTGGTAAATAAAAACTCTTGGTACAAAGAATCTGAGTTACCCTCCCATTCCTCTTATTAAACCTGAATAACGTCCATTCTCCAGAAGCCTTATGATtcgtacgggtttagtgcttcttcataaatataataataataataataataataataataataaatgatgaGTTTGAGTGGGTTTTGAGTGACAGAATGCAGAGAGTGGCATCTTCGTGGACCTGGCTCTACTGGAGGAGCAGAAGAGGATCAGGTATGTCAAGACGACAGAGTTCCACAGCGTCGTCACCGACATGAAGAAAGGCGGCGATTATGCTCTTATTATCGAGGAACTGGGCATCAGGAATCTCATGGCTGACGATGTCTCAAAGACAGGTACATCTCTCGTGAATAGAAACGCCTCTTGTGGATAGATACATGTGGGGTCTGTCGGATGCATTACAGTTTATTCAGCGTTCATCATACACTCCTTGCATTCCTTCTGTACCAGCTAAACTGACAGTTAAGTTGGAGCAGCTGCACAGGGGCCCCGGCCACACTGATTTATTATCACGTTTATAAGTCAATCAGTTGCATGAGAGCCAAATTTATGCTATGTCTCCACACCTGGCTGGAGGAGGACTCACTGAAGCAAATTCCATTTAGTATCTCACTTTGCTCTCTCGCTCACTAACATTTTGCTCTTCATCTGCACTTTGTTCACATTGAAAATACTGATGGAGGGAATATACGCGCACTCAAAAACAAACCTTTATGTTTGTCTTTGCCTTGGTTTGCTTGATACTGATTTAAGGCCTGTATAAAAGGCCTTTTTCGTGTACCTGTGTTCGTCATAATGCACATCTCGTATCTAGAAGTGTATCTACAACATATTTCGATAGATTCTCCTGTCATTGTTACGTGCTGGTGGCAGGTATGTTAGCACGTAGTAACACATGCTAGCAAGCCTTtcaagttttttccaggtatattagCAGTATTGAGAGGTGTCACAAGTGATGGACTTTCACGCAGGTCACTGTGACTTGTACATCTCCCGTGAGAAGATACTTCCCAGCATCAAGAGTATCATCACTTACAAGGACTCTCCGCTGCTTGAGGCATTCAATGTCAGGTCAGTCTCTTCAACTTTTTTAGACAGTATCAGTCAACTCGTCATTACTAATCAGTATCAGTCAACCAGTCCTAGTCAGTTGGGCCTAATTTTACGTCTTTAATCGAACTTAATGTCTCTGGTCAAACCGAATTATTTTATGTTTAGAATCGGGTTCGACGTATCAGATCCAACCGGACACACCTAGTCGAGCAAGATGTTTGAAGTCGATCTGATTAGCTTAAGGTGAACTTGAAGTTAATGGGCAGTAAGAGACTGGAAGACTGTGATGGAACATAATTAGCACAGGTGGGACAACAGCGGTGTTGATCTTTTGAGTTTTTGTTATTCCAGGATCCACAAACTCACCACTTCTGGCTTGTACATGCATTGGCTCAAAGAGGCCATGCCCAACTTTACCACCTGCTCCAATCTGCGGCCATCCATCACAGTCCAAGAGCCTATCGCTGTCTCCAATATATGGGTAATAATGCTCTTGGAaagaaggatgggtggttgtgccctctctctctctctctctctctctctctctctctctcgttttaaGTATCATCACTCCCAGTTATCTATTACTTCATCGTTCCTTCATTTCATCACATTATATACTTTGCTATACCAATAGCTACGCTTCATTTACTCTTGCATttcatatattatatttttcataAATTGATTGTATCTCCTCTTTTTATGTTGTACAGTTCTTAACTCGTCCTTGTCTTGACTCTTATTAGATATTCATTTCTTTAGTTTGCCTTGAAAAGTGCtcgatataaatttttttttattgtgatgCGCATTTATTCCTCAATCTCGGGATCATAATTTGATCAACTTattgaaatttatttatttaacgtCTACTTTGCCCCTCTCCTTCTCAGTCTATCTTATTACCAGAAGTGGTCCTCTTCTGCAGGGTGTGTTCATGATGCTGGCCTCGGGACTGGTTCTGAGCAGCGTTATCTTCTGCTTGGAGCTGATGACTGCCAGGTACTACAGTAGCGACGGTAGCAGAAGCAGGACTCCTGCGGACTCCAACCAAAAGGCAGCCAGACACGCCTTCGCCAACAGAAGGGCAGCCTGGAACGCTTCCAATAACAGGACAACTGGTAACGCCTTCGTCAATAGAAGGGCTGCCTGGGGCGCCTCCGACAACAAGACAAAATGGTAACGCATTCGCCAACAGAAGGGCAGCGTGGGACGCCTCCGACAACTGGTAACGCCTTCGTCAACGTCAGGGCAGTCGAAGATACCTTCGTCAAAAGAGAGACAGCCGAGGACGTCTTCGTCAACAGAAGGGCGGTCTGGAACGCCTTTGTCAGTGGAAGTGAAGCCGGTGTCACTTCAATCAACAGGAGCCCAAACTTGACCAAACTACAGTTGTCGAATCTCGGAGTAACGCTCGTAGATGAGCCTGAGGTAAAAGAGAAACGCAGTGAATAATCCATATTAGCTAATCCTGAAAACAAGCATCCTTCATGACTCAAGTCTGAAACATGTTCGTTCTGCAGAAGGACATTAATGAAATGAAGTAAAATGACGAAATGAAAtcactgacccacagatggctccaacttcatcctggtcACAatttgtatatctcataacaataaaatgagCTGGTGTAGAcaagagctcttagcttgtaaataaagttaggaacccttatatatatgccagccacagggagacccagaagatccgaaaatatgaagaccttcccccttgctataacttcattccaatagggtcggagacccttggagcatggggtaagtgtgctctaaagttcctcaaagagctgggtgaaaagctcatcacaggACCACAGGgggaccagcttcctctttcagagactcagtgttgcgatccagagaggaaatgcctgcagcattccggacacgcggcccaccaccggggagctggacgaagcattcgagatgtagctctgagttacctatgtttttttactttctgatgtatttttgtgaatgtttggccaatgtattttgtctttaaataatatatatatatatatatatatatatatatatatatatatatatatatatatatatatatatatatatatatatatatatatatatatataatattaatatatttctTTAATATTAATGTCTACACCCAGACAGTCTATGGACAGTCGCTTCTTTTCATTTGTTTTCTAGTTGTTGTCTCGTGTGTTGACGTATGCGCTCATAAACTGCAGCATAAGTTACAATGGCTGTATTCTGACACATCTGCTGTAACAACCAGCAGACTTACATGGAATGATCGTTGTACTTTATCACTTATATTCACGTCCGTCTTAAcaattaaaaattattaaaaagaTTATTACTTAAATTGTCAGTTTACTGATTTTTTTGTCTCTGATGTTACACTCAGTCGTTATTAAGATAATCACTGTACCTCACTCTCCTAACACTGTACCTCACTCTCCTAACACTGTACTTAACTCTCCTAACACTGTACCTCACTCTCCTAACACTGTACCTCACTCTCCTAACACTATACCTCACTCTCCTAACACTGTACCTCACTCTCCTAACACTATACCTCACTCTCCTAACACTGTACTTAACTCTtctaacactgtacatcactctcctaacactgtacttaactcttctaacactgtacttaactcttctaacactgtacatcactctcCTAACACTGTACCTCACTCTCCTAACACTGTACCTCACTCTCCTAACACTGTACCTCACTCTCCTAACACTGTACCTCACTCTCCTAACACTGTACTTAACTCTtctaacactgtacatcactctcctaacactgtacttaactcttctaacactgt
This genomic window from Cherax quadricarinatus isolate ZL_2023a chromosome 9, ASM3850222v1, whole genome shotgun sequence contains:
- the LOC128685990 gene encoding glutamate receptor ionotropic, delta-1-like, whose amino-acid sequence is MVQTLREVLTSSTITDALHQHPATFRFPEGASLKVAALDWRPHTIVKVKQDYTSSFTLEGPMANLLDVLASSLNFSYTLVQPPDGTLGSQHNGTWTGMVGMVINQEADIALGPFVMSEARAAVVDLSMPVVLDYLRLLSVRGKPQVNPWGLFLPFRPLVWAGMAGALLVAWAASVLVMMQPWVSLASRHHMASWRPYRIFFEHIRALLQQDCELRCFWGWERLVFASWLMVTNVLLWSYGGNLTSLLAVRSVPQPLQTLADLLVHPSIIAVFEQDTAYSQLLKNAESGIFVDLALLEEQKRIRYVKTTEFHSVVTDMKKGGDYALIIEELGIRNLMADDVSKTGHCDLYISREKILPSIKSIITYKDSPLLEAFNVRIHKLTTSGLYMHWLKEAMPNFTTCSNLRPSITVQEPIAVSNIWGVFMMLASGLVLSSVIFCLELMTARYYSSDGSRSRTPADSNQKAARHAFANRRAAWNASNNRTTGNAFVNRRAAWGASDNKTKW